Within the Salinimonas marina genome, the region CAGGCGCAGCGAGGAGTAGTAATTATCAAAATCATTATCCTGATACAGCTCACTCCAGCTGTCGAAAATCCAAAAGTCGGGTTCGTCGTGGTGACTGACACGGGATTTGGGTCTGCTGGCAAATGCCGTCACAGATCGTTTGTCTTTTTGCTGTTGGAGCGAGGATTCTTTCAGGGGTTGTTCAAACTGCGTCTCTTTAACCGTGACCTTACTGTTGGCCCAGGTTGGCAGGCTAAGTCCAAGCCCAAGTAATACAAAGGTGGTCAGTCGGAGGGTATTTTTCCACATAATCGGCGCCTTCACTAAGTTGATGATCACAGGCCTAGTGTGCCGGGATGAAAATGAACACTGGCTGAAAGCAATCTTAACTGCTGACCACACCACTGACTGGAAAAGTAGCCTCCGTCAGTGTAGGGAAGATGTCTGAAACCACGCTACAGGGGCTGCAGGGGCTACTGGGAGGGGCTGGTACAAAAGCCCCAGTTCAGGTGCTCAATTAATGCAAGCGCCTGAATCGGGGAGCAGACTGCGATATTAGTCGTCCAGATCGTATTCGTCCGGCGCGTCATCCGCTTCATCGTCCCGAGGCATAAAATAGGTGCCCCAGCCATCATAATGCACATCATGCTTGTCAGCGATGACCAGCAGATTTTCGACGTCCTGGTCTAACGGACTGCGTTCTAACTTTCGTTCAACCACGGCGTCGAAACAAAAAATCATGCCGCCATCATCCAGCATAAGCTCTTCGGCATCGCTTACCTCAAAGCCAGCCTTAAATGCATCCACCGCGGCCTTTTCCAGCTTGTCAAAGTCGTTACTGGCCAGGTGATGCTCGATGGTGTACTGGGCATCGGCTTCGCTGCCATCTTCAAGCAGGGCATCGATGGTTTCCTGATTGAACTCATGCCATTCGGCTTTTTCGTCAATTTGTTTCATAAACCGTCCACATTAAAAGGTCTGGTAGTAAGTTTATCGCTTTTTTTCCATTTCAGCGACTTGTCGATCCAGTTCAACCTGTTTTTCTTTCATCTGCTGATAAAAATAGTCGGTCCACTGCTTGATGTTTTTATCCTCGGTGAGTGGCTCCGGGGCACTCATCTCAATCAGCACAACGCCGTTGTTCCAGCGATTCCAGTTTACTTTTTTATGCAGGTTACTGGCGGTGACCATGACCACGGGTTCATTCACGGTTTTGGCCAACCGAAAGGCGCCGGATTTAAACGGTAGCATGCCGCGGCCATTGCTGCGGGTACCTTCTGGAAACACCCATACCGAGGTGCGGCGCTGCTGAATTTTTTTACCGGCCTGGGCCAGCGTGTCC harbors:
- the rraB gene encoding ribonuclease E inhibitor RraB yields the protein MKQIDEKAEWHEFNQETIDALLEDGSEADAQYTIEHHLASNDFDKLEKAAVDAFKAGFEVSDAEELMLDDGGMIFCFDAVVERKLERSPLDQDVENLLVIADKHDVHYDGWGTYFMPRDDEADDAPDEYDLDD